The window GATCTCTTCCAGCACGTCCCAAACCTGCGGACGGTAACGCTCGACCATACGCTTTGCCGACTTGATGTTCTGCGCGTGGTTGAGGTCAACCAGGCGCTTCATCACGAACGGCTTGAAGAGCTCCAGGGCCATCTGCTTGGGCAGACCACACTGGTGCAGCTTCAGCTGCGGGCCGACCACGATGACCGAACGGCCGGAGTAGTCGACGCGCTTGCCGAGGAGGTTCTGACGGAAACGACCCTGCTTGCCCTTGAGCATGTCGCTCAGGGACTTCAGCGGACGGTTGCCCGGACCGGTGACAGGACGGCCGCGACGACCGTTGTCGAAGAGGCTGTCAACAGCTTCCTGAAGCATGCGCTTCTCGTTGTTGACGATGATCTCCGGAGCGCCGAGGTCAAGCAGGCGCTTGAGACGGTTGTTGCGGTTGATCACACGACGGTAGAGGTCGTTGAGGTCGGAGGTCGCGAAGCGGCCACCGTCCAGCTGGACCATCGGGCGCAGTTCCGGCGGGATCACCGGGACGGCGTCGAGAACCATGCCGAGCGGGCTGTTGTTGGTGGTCAGGAACGCGTTGACAACCTTCAGGCGCTTGAGGGCACGCGTCTTGCGCTGGCCCTTGCCGTTCTGGATGGTGTCGCGCAGTGACTCAGCCTCAGCCTGCATGTCGAAGGTCTCAAGGCGCTTCTTGATCGCTTCGGCACCCATGGAGCCTTCGAAGTACAGGCCATAGCGGTCGCGGAGTTCGCGGTAAAGGCCTTCGTCGCCTTCAAGGTCAGCGACCTTGAGGTTCTTGAAGCGGTCCCAAACCTGCTCGAGGCGCTCGATGTCGGCGTCGGCACGCTTGCGGACGTTCGCCATCTGGCGGTCAGCAGAGTCGCGGGCCTTCTTCTTGTCGGCAGCCTTGGCACCTTCGCCTTCAAGACGGGCAAGCTCGTCTTCAAGGTCGCGGGCGATCGTGGCGATGTCGCTGTCGCGGTTGTCAACCATCTGCTTCTTCTCGAGGTCGTGCTCAACCTGGAGGTTCGGCAGTTCGGCGTGACGGCTTTCCGTATCAACGCTGGTGATCATGTAGGCAGCGAAGTAAATGACCTTCTCAAGGTCCTTCGGTGCCAGGTCCAAAAGGTAGCCCAAGCGCGAAGGAACGCCCTTGAAGTACCAGATGTGGGTTACAGGCGCGGCCAGCTCAATGTGGCCCATGCGCTCACGGCGCACCTTGGCGCGGGTGACTTCAACGCCACAACGCTCGCAGATGATGCCCTTGAAGCGGACGCGCTTGTACTTGCCGCAGTAGCATTCCCAGTCGCGGGACGGGCCGAAGATCTTCTCGCAGAAGAGGCCGTCCTTCTCGGGCTTGAGCGTGCGGTAGTTGATGGTTTCCGGCTTCTTGACCTCACCGTAAGACCATCCGCGGATGTCTTCCGCGGTGGCGAGGCCGATCTGCATGAGGCCGAAGGAGGATTCGCTGGACATATGGTCCCTGTTCTCTCTTGTTCTCTAAATTCTGAAGTCTTGGTTACGGGAAGAGGGAGCTGTTCCGACGGACAGAAGTTGACTCTGTCCGCCGGAACAGCTGCTAGACCTCTTCTACGGAACTGGGCTCTGCACGAGACAGATCGATGCCCAGTTCTTCCGCAGCCGTGAAGACTGCGTCATCAGAGTCACGCATTTCGATCGTGGTTCCGTCGGTGGAAAGTACTTCCACGTTCAGGCACAACGACTGCATTTCCTTGATCAAGACCTTGAAGGACTCGGGAACGCCAGGCTCAGGGATGTTCTCGCCCTTGACGATGGCTTCGTAGACCTTCACACGACCATGGATGTCATCCGACTTGATCGTGAGGAGTTCCTGAAGGGTGTAAGCAGCACCGTAAGCTTCGAGCGCCCACACTTCCATTTCACCGAAGCGCTGGCCACCGAACTGAGCCTTACCACCCAGCGGCTGCTGCGTGATCATGGAGTACGGACCGGTGGAGCGCGCGTGGATCTTGTCGTCCACCAAGTGGTGGAGCTTCAGGATGTACATGTAACCGACGGAGATCGGGTCCGGGAACGGCTCGCCGGAGCGGCCGTCAAACAGACGGGTCTTGCCGGACGAGTCGATCAGGCGGTCGCCGTCGCGAGTCACGTTGGTGGAGTCAAGCAGGCCCGTGATCTCTTCTTCGCGGGCGCCGTCGAACACCGGGGTGGCAACGGTGGTCTGGCCGGTTTCACGGGGCAGGTTGGGCAGGTTCTTGACCCACTCCGGCTCGCCTTCGATCTTCCAACCGGTCTTGGCAACCCAACCGAGGTGGGTTTCCAGGACCTGGCCAACGTTCATTCGACCCGGAACACCAAGCGGGTTCAGGACGATGTCCACCGGGGTACCGTCTGCAAGGAAGGGCATGTCCTCGATCGGGAGGATCTTGGAGATAACACCCTTGTTGCCGTGACGGCCGGCGAGCTTGTCGCCGTCGGTGATCTTACGCTTGGCTGCAACGTAGACGCGGACCAGCTGGTTCACGCCCGGGGGCAGTTCGTCGTCGTTGTCGCGGTCGAAGACGCGCACGCCGATGACCGTACCGGACTCGCCGTGGGGCACCTTCAGGGAGGTGTCGCGCACTTCGCGGGACTTCTCACCGAAGATGGCGCGCAGCAGGCGCTCTTCCGGGGTCAACTCGGTTTCACCCTTGGGGGTGACCTTGCCAACCAGGATGTCGCCGGCTTCAACCTCGGCACCAATGTGGATGATGCCGCGCTCGTCCAGGCCTGCCAGGACTTCCTCGGACACGTTGGGGATGTCACGAGTGATTTCCTCGGCACCAAGCTTGGTGTCGCGGGCATCAATTTCGTGCTCCTCAATGTGGATGGAGGAAAGAACATCCTCAGCAACAATGCGCTGGGACAGGATGATGGCGTCCTCGAAGTTGTGGCCTTCCCATGACATGAATGCCACGAGCAGGTTCTTACCGAGGGCGAGTTCACCCTGGTCCGTTGCGGGACCGTCAGCGATGATGCCGCCAACTTCCAGGCGCTGGCCTTCGTTGACCAGGACACGGTGGTTGTAGCAGTTGCCCTGGTTGGAACGGGCGAACTTGTTGATGCGGTAGTTGGTCTCGGTGCCGTCGTCGTTGATCATGACAACCAGCTCGGCGGAAACCTCGGTGACCACACCTGCCTTCTTCGCGATGACAACGTCACCGGCGTCGACAGCTGCTGCGCGTTCCATGCCGGTACCCACGAAAGGAGCCTCGGAACGGACCAGGGGCACGGCCTGACGCTGCATGTTGGCACCCATGAGTGCGCGGTTGGCGTCGTCGTGCTCGAGGAACGGAATCAGGGCTGTTGCCACGGAAACCATCTGGCGCGGGGAAACGTCCATGAACTGAACGTCTGCAGCGGGAACCAGGACGGGCTCGCCTCCACCACCACGGGCACGGACAAGAACGGTCTCTTCCGAGAACTTCTTGTCTGCATCCAGCGGAGCGTTGGCCTGTGCAATCAGGACCTCTGCTTCGTCATCGGCAGTGAGGTACTCGACCTCGTCCGAAACGACGCCCTCGGAGACCAACCGGTACGGCGTCTCGATGAAGCCGAACGGGTTGATGCGGCCGTAGGAAGCCAACGAACCGATCAGGCCAATGTTCGGGCCTTCAGGAGTTTCGATGGGGCACATACGTCCATAGTGGGACGGGTGAACGTCACGGACTTCCATGCCTGCACGGTCACGGGACAGACCACCCGGGCCAAGCGCCGACAGGCGGCGCTTGTGGGTAAGACCCGACAACGGGTTGTTCTGGTCCATGAACTGTGACAGCTGGGAGGTTCCGAAGAACTCCTTGATGGCTGCAACAACCGGACGGATGTTGATCAGTGTCTGCGGCGTGATTGCCTCGACGTCCTGCGTGGTCATGCGTTCGCGAACAACGCGCTCCATGCGGGACAGGCCGGTGCGGACCTGGTTCTCGATCAATTCGCCGACGGCGCGGATGCGACGGTTGCCGAAGTGGTCGATGTCGTCGACGTCCACGCGCAGTTCGTGGTCTTCGCCATCGCGCTTGCCCATGAGGTTCTTCTCGCCGGCGTGAAGCGCAACGAGGTACTTGATCATGGCAACGATGTCTTCAACGTGCAGGACCGACGCTTCCTTGTCACCAAGGGAGCGATCGATGCCGAGCTTGCGGTTGATCTTGTAACGGCCAACCTTTGCCAGATCGTAGCGCTTGGCGTTGAAGTACAGGTTGTCCAGCAGGGACTGGGCAGCCTCGACTGTGGGCGGCTCGCCCGGACGCAGCTTGCGGTAGATGTCCAGAAGCGCGTCTTCGCGGGTTTCGGTGGCGTCCTTCTCCAGCGTTGCACGCATGGAGTCGTACTGGCCGAACTCTTCCAGGATCTGGCCTTCGGTCCAACCGAGGGCCTTCAGGAGAACCGTGACCGACTGCTTGCGCTTGCGGTCGAGGCGAACGCCGACCTGGTCGCGCTTGTCGATTTCGAGTTCGAACCATGCACCACGGGACGGGATGATCTTCGCGGTGAAGATGTCCTTGTCACTGGTCTTGTCCGCGGTGCGCTCGAAGTAGGCGCCCGGTGAACGGACCAGCTGGGAGACAACCACACGCTCGGTGCCGTTGACGACGAACGTTCCCTTTTCAGTCATGAGGGGGAAGTCGCCCATGAACACGGTCTGCTGCTTGATTTCGCCCGTGTTGTTGTTCATGAACTCGGCCTTGACATACAGCGGTGCCGAGTAAGTGGCGTCACGGTCTTTGCATTCGGCCATGGTGTACTTCGGGTCAGCGAACTCCGGCTCGGAGAAGCTCAGGGACATGGTGCCCTGGAAGTCCTCGATTGGGGAGATCTCTTCGAAGATGTCGGCAAGTCCGGAGGTGGTGGCGACGCTGAGGTCGCCCTCCTCGACAGCCTTCGCTACCCGCGCCTGCCAGCGTTCGTTTCCGACCAGCCAGTCAAAGCTGTCTGTCTGCAGGGCGAGGAGATTCGGAACATCCAAAGGTTCGTGAATCTTTGCGAATGAGAGGCGGCGGGTGGCACCATCGGTGCTTGCCGTGTTAGCGGTTTCGTTATTAGAGGTGCTCGAGGCGACCAAGA is drawn from Arthrobacter sp. 31Y and contains these coding sequences:
- the rpoB gene encoding DNA-directed RNA polymerase subunit beta; the protein is MVASSTSNNETANTASTDGATRRLSFAKIHEPLDVPNLLALQTDSFDWLVGNERWQARVAKAVEEGDLSVATTSGLADIFEEISPIEDFQGTMSLSFSEPEFADPKYTMAECKDRDATYSAPLYVKAEFMNNNTGEIKQQTVFMGDFPLMTEKGTFVVNGTERVVVSQLVRSPGAYFERTADKTSDKDIFTAKIIPSRGAWFELEIDKRDQVGVRLDRKRKQSVTVLLKALGWTEGQILEEFGQYDSMRATLEKDATETREDALLDIYRKLRPGEPPTVEAAQSLLDNLYFNAKRYDLAKVGRYKINRKLGIDRSLGDKEASVLHVEDIVAMIKYLVALHAGEKNLMGKRDGEDHELRVDVDDIDHFGNRRIRAVGELIENQVRTGLSRMERVVRERMTTQDVEAITPQTLINIRPVVAAIKEFFGTSQLSQFMDQNNPLSGLTHKRRLSALGPGGLSRDRAGMEVRDVHPSHYGRMCPIETPEGPNIGLIGSLASYGRINPFGFIETPYRLVSEGVVSDEVEYLTADDEAEVLIAQANAPLDADKKFSEETVLVRARGGGGEPVLVPAADVQFMDVSPRQMVSVATALIPFLEHDDANRALMGANMQRQAVPLVRSEAPFVGTGMERAAAVDAGDVVIAKKAGVVTEVSAELVVMINDDGTETNYRINKFARSNQGNCYNHRVLVNEGQRLEVGGIIADGPATDQGELALGKNLLVAFMSWEGHNFEDAIILSQRIVAEDVLSSIHIEEHEIDARDTKLGAEEITRDIPNVSEEVLAGLDERGIIHIGAEVEAGDILVGKVTPKGETELTPEERLLRAIFGEKSREVRDTSLKVPHGESGTVIGVRVFDRDNDDELPPGVNQLVRVYVAAKRKITDGDKLAGRHGNKGVISKILPIEDMPFLADGTPVDIVLNPLGVPGRMNVGQVLETHLGWVAKTGWKIEGEPEWVKNLPNLPRETGQTTVATPVFDGAREEEITGLLDSTNVTRDGDRLIDSSGKTRLFDGRSGEPFPDPISVGYMYILKLHHLVDDKIHARSTGPYSMITQQPLGGKAQFGGQRFGEMEVWALEAYGAAYTLQELLTIKSDDIHGRVKVYEAIVKGENIPEPGVPESFKVLIKEMQSLCLNVEVLSTDGTTIEMRDSDDAVFTAAEELGIDLSRAEPSSVEEV